A DNA window from Xanthomonas campestris pv. campestris str. ATCC 33913 contains the following coding sequences:
- the rnt gene encoding ribonuclease T, which produces MPMNEPVDLQPSPSLLPMSRRFRGYLPVVVDVETGGFDWNKHALLEIACVPIEMDAQGHFFPGETASAHLVPAPGLEIDPKSLEITGIVLDHPFRFAKQEKDALDHVFAPVRAAVKKYGCQRAILVGHNAHFDLNFLNAAVARVGHKRNPFHPFSVFDTVTLAGVAYGQTVLARAAQAAGLDWNSADAHSAVYDTEQTARLFCKIANAWPGPASAG; this is translated from the coding sequence ATGCCGATGAACGAACCGGTCGACCTGCAACCCTCCCCCTCCCTGCTACCCATGTCGCGGCGTTTTCGCGGCTATCTGCCGGTGGTGGTGGACGTGGAAACCGGCGGGTTCGACTGGAACAAGCACGCGTTGCTGGAAATCGCCTGCGTGCCGATCGAGATGGACGCGCAGGGGCATTTCTTCCCGGGCGAAACCGCCAGTGCGCATCTGGTGCCGGCGCCGGGGCTGGAGATCGATCCGAAGTCGCTGGAGATCACCGGCATCGTGCTCGACCATCCGTTCCGTTTCGCCAAGCAGGAAAAGGACGCGCTGGACCATGTGTTCGCGCCGGTGCGCGCAGCGGTCAAGAAGTACGGCTGCCAGCGCGCGATCCTGGTGGGCCACAACGCGCATTTCGACCTGAATTTCCTCAATGCCGCGGTTGCCCGCGTTGGCCACAAGCGCAACCCTTTCCATCCGTTCAGCGTGTTCGACACGGTCACACTGGCCGGCGTGGCATACGGCCAGACCGTGCTGGCGCGCGCCGCCCAGGCCGCCGGCCTGGACTGGAACAGCGCCGATGCGCACAGCGCGGTGTATGACACCGAACAGACCGCGCGCCTGTTCTGCAAGATTGCCAACGCGTGGCCGGGCCCGGCTAGCGCGGGGTGA
- a CDS encoding SulP family inorganic anion transporter, with product MNTAGIGGYFRQGLFGRDLLASVVVFLVALPLCMGIAIASGMPPATGLITGIIGGLVVGFLAGSPLQVSGPAAGLAVLVFELVREHGAAALGPVILVAGAIQLVAGLCRAGVWFRMTSPAVVAGMLSGIGILIVASQAHVLMDAAPKARGLENFAALPAVLWQAISEGTGRTALLVGLATIGIILAWDKLRPQRLRFLPGALIAVVVVTATVQLQGLNVNKVDVPTNLFSAISIPRLSDIFGVFNHTLLVSAVTFAFIASAETLLSAAAVDRMHQGARTQYDRELAAQGVGNMLCGFLGALPMTGVIVRSAANVQAGAATRVSTILHGSWLLVFAMLLPWLLRMTPVACLAGILVYTGVKMIKIGQVKELATYGRGTAAIYLATTFAIVATDLLTGVLIGFGLSLFRLALHSSRLKVEVREHADKKDEMHLTLQGSATFLKVPAMARTLESVPPNTVLHLDVAKLHHVDHACIELLRDWSRNAASRGCELAVDWNELDRRVEGQRKVDPVPTQEPRKAA from the coding sequence ATGAACACAGCAGGTATCGGCGGATATTTCCGTCAGGGGCTGTTCGGGCGTGATTTGCTCGCGTCAGTGGTGGTCTTCCTTGTCGCGTTGCCCTTGTGTATGGGCATCGCGATTGCATCCGGCATGCCGCCGGCAACGGGTCTGATCACCGGCATCATCGGCGGACTGGTTGTTGGTTTTCTGGCGGGCTCACCGTTGCAGGTGAGCGGCCCGGCCGCCGGCCTGGCTGTGTTGGTGTTCGAACTGGTGCGCGAGCATGGCGCTGCTGCGCTCGGCCCAGTGATTCTGGTGGCTGGCGCGATCCAGCTGGTTGCCGGTCTGTGCCGGGCAGGGGTGTGGTTCCGGATGACGTCGCCGGCCGTGGTGGCCGGTATGTTGTCGGGCATCGGCATCCTGATCGTGGCCTCGCAGGCGCACGTGTTGATGGATGCAGCGCCCAAGGCGCGCGGTCTGGAGAACTTCGCTGCACTGCCTGCCGTGTTGTGGCAGGCGATCAGCGAAGGCACCGGCCGCACCGCCTTGTTGGTGGGCCTGGCGACCATCGGCATCATCCTGGCCTGGGACAAGCTGCGTCCGCAGCGGTTGCGCTTCCTGCCGGGTGCGTTGATCGCGGTGGTGGTGGTGACGGCGACCGTGCAGTTGCAGGGACTGAACGTCAACAAGGTCGATGTTCCGACCAACCTGTTCTCGGCGATCAGTATTCCCCGCCTTTCCGACATCTTCGGGGTGTTCAATCACACCTTGCTGGTGTCGGCGGTGACCTTCGCCTTCATCGCCAGTGCCGAGACCTTGTTGTCGGCAGCGGCAGTGGATCGGATGCACCAGGGCGCACGGACGCAGTACGACCGTGAGCTGGCGGCGCAGGGCGTGGGCAACATGCTGTGCGGTTTCCTGGGTGCATTGCCGATGACCGGCGTGATCGTGCGTAGTGCGGCCAATGTGCAGGCCGGTGCTGCCACGCGTGTGTCGACCATCCTGCACGGCAGCTGGCTGCTGGTGTTCGCGATGCTGCTGCCGTGGCTGTTGCGGATGACGCCGGTGGCCTGTCTGGCCGGCATCCTGGTCTACACCGGCGTGAAGATGATCAAGATCGGTCAGGTCAAGGAACTGGCGACCTATGGCCGCGGCACCGCCGCGATCTATCTGGCCACCACGTTTGCGATCGTGGCCACCGACCTGCTGACCGGTGTGCTGATTGGTTTCGGTCTGTCGCTGTTCCGTCTGGCCCTGCATTCCTCGCGCCTGAAGGTCGAGGTGCGCGAGCACGCCGACAAGAAGGACGAAATGCATCTGACCCTGCAGGGTTCTGCAACGTTCCTGAAGGTGCCGGCGATGGCGCGCACGCTGGAAAGCGTTCCGCCGAACACGGTGCTGCATCTGGACGTGGCCAAGCTGCATCACGTCGACCATGCGTGCATCGAGTTGCTGCGTGATTGGAGCCGCAATGCAGCGTCGCGCGGCTGTGAGCTGGCCGTGGACTGGAATGAGCTGGATCGTCGCGTGGAGGGCCAGCGCAAGGTGGATCCCGTGCCGACGCAGGAACCGCGCAAAGCGGCCTGA
- the pstS gene encoding phosphate ABC transporter substrate-binding protein PstS: protein MISSIKSRLAVGVLAAALAMGAQAADVTGAGASFIYPVMSKWSADYNTATKKQVNYQSIGSGGGIAQIKAASVDFGSSDAPLKPEELAAAGLAQFPSVIGGVVPVINVPGIAAGAVKLDGKTLGDIFLGKVTTWNDAAIVALNPGVKLPDSKITVVHRSDGSGTSFNFTNYLSKVNPDWKSKVGEGTAVQWPTGIGGKGNEGVAAYVKQIKGGIGYVELSYALQNKMAYTAMKNAAGKFVQPSDETFAAAANSADWGSSKDFYLVMTNAAGDNAWPITATNFILVQKKPKNPAGLKNTLEFFRWVYSKGDAQAKALDYVPLPDTLVSQIEAYWAKTLPR from the coding sequence GTGATCTCTTCCATCAAATCCCGTCTGGCTGTCGGCGTGCTCGCTGCCGCACTGGCCATGGGCGCCCAGGCTGCCGATGTCACCGGCGCCGGCGCATCGTTCATTTACCCGGTCATGTCGAAGTGGTCGGCCGACTACAACACCGCCACCAAGAAGCAGGTCAACTATCAGTCGATCGGCTCCGGTGGCGGCATTGCGCAGATCAAGGCCGCCAGCGTGGATTTCGGTTCTTCCGATGCCCCGCTCAAGCCCGAAGAGTTGGCTGCCGCCGGACTGGCGCAGTTTCCCTCGGTGATCGGCGGCGTGGTGCCGGTGATCAACGTGCCGGGCATCGCTGCCGGTGCGGTCAAGCTGGACGGCAAGACCCTGGGCGATATCTTCCTGGGCAAGGTCACCACCTGGAACGATGCGGCCATCGTTGCGCTGAACCCGGGCGTGAAGCTGCCCGACAGCAAGATCACCGTGGTGCATCGCTCCGACGGTTCGGGCACCAGCTTCAACTTCACCAACTACCTGTCCAAGGTCAATCCGGACTGGAAGAGCAAGGTCGGCGAAGGCACGGCGGTGCAGTGGCCGACCGGCATTGGCGGCAAGGGCAACGAAGGCGTGGCCGCCTACGTGAAGCAGATCAAGGGCGGCATCGGCTATGTCGAGCTGTCGTACGCGCTGCAGAACAAGATGGCCTACACCGCGATGAAGAATGCGGCCGGCAAGTTCGTGCAGCCGTCCGATGAGACCTTCGCTGCGGCCGCCAACAGTGCCGACTGGGGCAGCAGCAAGGACTTCTACCTGGTGATGACCAATGCCGCCGGCGACAACGCCTGGCCGATCACCGCCACCAATTTCATCCTGGTGCAGAAGAAGCCGAAGAATCCGGCCGGCCTGAAGAACACCCTGGAGTTCTTCCGCTGGGTCTACAGCAAGGGCGATGCGCAGGCCAAGGCGCTGGACTACGTGCCGCTGCCGGACACGCTGGTCAGCCAGATCGAAGCCTACTGGGCCAAGACCCTGCCCCGCTAA
- the pstA gene encoding phosphate ABC transporter permease PstA: MSSVSQHLYTRRRITNVVALLLSCVTALFGLFFLGWILWTLLSKGVPGIDVNLFTKMTPPPMQEGGLLNAFFGSAVMCGLAIAIGTPLGVAAGTWLAEYGNARKTGVVVRFVNDILLSAPSIVLGLFVYTLYVMQTGGRFSAFAGALSLAFIVLPVVVRTTDEMLRLVPSQMREAALSLGIPHWKVTVQVLYRSASAGIVTGVLLALARISGETAPLLFTAFGNQYWNSNIFQPMASVPVIMNQFAGSPYESWQTLAWSGALVLTVFVLLVSLGARALLLRNKISND, translated from the coding sequence ATGTCGTCGGTCTCGCAACACCTCTACACGCGGCGCCGCATCACCAATGTGGTGGCGCTGCTGCTGTCCTGCGTCACGGCGTTGTTCGGCCTGTTCTTCCTCGGCTGGATCCTGTGGACGTTGCTGTCCAAGGGCGTGCCCGGCATCGACGTCAACCTGTTTACCAAGATGACCCCGCCGCCGATGCAGGAAGGCGGCTTGCTCAATGCCTTCTTCGGCAGCGCGGTGATGTGTGGCCTGGCAATCGCGATCGGCACGCCGCTGGGCGTGGCGGCCGGTACCTGGCTGGCCGAATACGGCAATGCGCGCAAGACCGGCGTGGTGGTGCGCTTCGTCAACGACATCCTGTTGTCGGCACCGTCCATTGTGCTGGGCCTGTTCGTGTACACGCTGTACGTGATGCAGACCGGCGGGCGCTTCTCCGCGTTCGCCGGTGCGCTGTCGCTGGCCTTCATCGTGCTGCCGGTGGTGGTGCGCACCACCGACGAAATGCTGCGCCTGGTGCCTTCGCAAATGCGCGAAGCGGCGCTGTCGCTGGGCATTCCGCATTGGAAGGTGACCGTGCAGGTGCTGTATCGCAGCGCGTCTGCCGGCATCGTCACCGGCGTGCTGCTGGCGCTGGCGCGCATCAGCGGCGAAACCGCACCACTGCTGTTCACCGCCTTCGGCAACCAGTACTGGAACAGCAACATCTTCCAGCCGATGGCCAGCGTGCCAGTAATCATGAACCAGTTTGCCGGCAGCCCGTATGAGTCGTGGCAGACCCTGGCCTGGTCGGGTGCACTGGTACTGACCGTGTTCGTCTTGTTGGTGAGCCTGGGCGCACGTGCGCTGCTGTTGCGTAACAAGATTTCCAATGACTGA
- the pstB gene encoding phosphate ABC transporter ATP-binding protein PstB has translation MNDLQNAKPMHRIAVPAAKGAPTAQAPVKVAARNLDFYYDKYHALKGINIEIPEKRVTALIGPSGCGKSTLLRIFNRIYALYPKLEARGEVLLDGENILSPKYPMNRLRSKVGMVFQKPVPFPMTIFENVAYGIRHHEKLSKADMQNRVEHALRQGALWDEVKDKLGQSALGLSGGQQQRLCIARAVALRPDVLLLDEPTSALDPISTSRIEQLVEELKRDYTIVIVTHNMQQAARVSDYTAFMYLGDLIEHDRTETIFSQPSKQQTEDYITGRFG, from the coding sequence ATGAACGATCTCCAAAACGCCAAGCCGATGCATCGCATCGCTGTTCCGGCCGCCAAGGGGGCGCCGACGGCGCAGGCGCCGGTGAAGGTGGCCGCACGCAATCTGGACTTCTATTACGACAAGTACCACGCGCTCAAGGGCATCAATATCGAAATCCCGGAAAAGCGCGTCACCGCGCTGATCGGGCCATCCGGTTGCGGCAAGTCCACGCTGCTGCGCATCTTCAACCGCATCTATGCGCTGTACCCGAAGCTGGAAGCGCGTGGCGAAGTGCTGCTGGATGGCGAAAATATCCTCTCGCCGAAATATCCGATGAACCGCCTGCGCAGCAAGGTCGGCATGGTGTTCCAGAAGCCGGTGCCATTTCCGATGACCATCTTCGAGAACGTGGCCTACGGCATCCGTCACCACGAGAAACTGTCCAAGGCCGACATGCAGAACCGCGTCGAGCACGCGCTGCGCCAGGGCGCGCTATGGGACGAGGTCAAGGACAAGCTTGGCCAAAGCGCACTGGGTCTGTCCGGTGGCCAGCAGCAGCGCCTGTGTATCGCGCGTGCGGTGGCGCTGCGGCCGGACGTGCTATTGCTGGACGAACCGACCTCCGCGCTGGATCCGATTTCCACCAGCCGTATCGAGCAGCTGGTGGAAGAACTCAAGCGCGATTACACCATCGTGATCGTGACCCACAACATGCAGCAGGCCGCGCGCGTGTCCGATTACACCGCCTTCATGTATCTGGGCGACCTGATCGAACACGATCGCACCGAAACCATTTTCTCGCAGCCGTCCAAGCAGCAGACCGAGGACTACATCACCGGCCGCTTCGGCTGA
- the pstS gene encoding phosphate ABC transporter substrate-binding protein PstS yields MKLQSASLTALSLTIALALAACSPGKDAQSGDPAQGGANAGAAAGESKSAEIAGAGASFIYPLVSKWSADYNAATGNKVNYQSIGSGGGIAQIKAGTVDFGSSDKPLDSAELQQAGLGQFPSAIGGVVPVVNIEGMAPGKLRLTGALLGDIFLGKVTMWNDAAIAAANPGVTLPATKINLVHRSDGSGTTFNFSNYLSKVSPEWKTKVGEGTSVQWPGGVGGKGNEGVASYVQQIKGSIGYVELAYALQNKMPYASMQNAAGQWVEPNAESFGAAAASADWTNAKDFNLVITNAPGEKAWPITATNFMLMHKQPKDAARSKATLDFFKWALENGQAQASELHYVPLPPELVKQIEAYWGSEFK; encoded by the coding sequence ATGAAACTGCAGTCGGCCAGCCTGACCGCCCTGTCCCTCACCATCGCCCTTGCCCTGGCGGCCTGCTCGCCCGGCAAGGACGCGCAGTCCGGCGATCCCGCACAAGGCGGTGCCAACGCAGGCGCGGCGGCCGGCGAGAGCAAGAGTGCGGAGATCGCCGGCGCCGGTGCGTCCTTCATCTACCCGCTGGTGTCCAAGTGGTCGGCCGACTACAACGCCGCCACCGGCAACAAGGTCAATTACCAGTCGATCGGTTCGGGCGGCGGCATTGCGCAGATCAAGGCCGGCACCGTGGATTTCGGCTCCTCCGACAAGCCGCTCGATAGCGCCGAGCTGCAGCAGGCCGGCCTGGGCCAGTTCCCCTCGGCCATCGGCGGCGTGGTGCCGGTGGTGAACATCGAAGGCATGGCGCCCGGCAAGCTGCGCCTGACCGGCGCCCTGCTCGGCGACATCTTCCTGGGCAAGGTCACCATGTGGAACGACGCGGCGATTGCTGCGGCCAACCCGGGCGTGACCCTGCCGGCGACCAAGATCAACCTGGTGCATCGCTCCGACGGTTCGGGCACCACATTCAACTTCTCCAACTACCTGTCCAAGGTCAGCCCGGAGTGGAAGACCAAGGTCGGCGAAGGCACCTCGGTGCAGTGGCCGGGCGGCGTGGGCGGCAAGGGCAACGAAGGCGTGGCCTCCTACGTGCAGCAGATCAAGGGCTCGATCGGCTATGTCGAACTGGCCTACGCGCTGCAGAACAAGATGCCGTACGCGTCGATGCAGAACGCTGCCGGCCAGTGGGTGGAGCCGAACGCTGAAAGCTTCGGCGCCGCAGCGGCCAGCGCCGACTGGACCAATGCCAAGGACTTCAACCTGGTGATCACCAATGCACCGGGCGAGAAGGCCTGGCCGATCACCGCGACCAACTTCATGCTGATGCACAAGCAGCCCAAGGACGCGGCCCGCAGCAAGGCCACGCTGGACTTCTTCAAGTGGGCACTGGAAAACGGCCAGGCCCAGGCCAGCGAACTGCATTACGTGCCGCTGCCGCCGGAGCTGGTGAAGCAGATCGAAGCCTACTGGGGCAGCGAGTTCAAGTGA
- the pstC gene encoding phosphate ABC transporter permease subunit PstC — translation MNATAIPEAMTAPRGRDLRDARADRLFKLALAATVVFVLLALGSAALSMLWGGRHALQMQGLSFFYSADWNPVENKYGALAPIYGTLVTALIAMVIAVPVSFGIAFFLTEVAPRWLRGPVGTAIELLAGIPSIIYGMWGLFVLVPVMTEHVTPWLNDNLGTLPLIGKLFQGPPLGIGLLTAGFVLAIMVIPFISSVMREVFLTVPTRLKESAYALGSTKWEVSWDIVLPYTRSAVIGGVFLGLGRALGETMAVAFVVGNTVRLSPSLLEPGTTIAALIANDFGEATETYRSALLLLGFVLFIVTFIVLAIARFMLMQLSRREGN, via the coding sequence ATGAATGCCACCGCCATTCCCGAAGCGATGACCGCACCGCGCGGCCGCGATCTGCGCGATGCGCGTGCCGATCGCCTGTTCAAACTGGCATTGGCGGCAACCGTCGTCTTCGTCCTGCTGGCCCTGGGCAGCGCTGCGCTGTCGATGTTGTGGGGCGGACGCCACGCGCTGCAGATGCAAGGCCTGAGCTTCTTCTATTCCGCCGACTGGAATCCGGTCGAGAACAAATACGGTGCGCTGGCACCGATCTACGGCACCTTGGTCACTGCGCTGATCGCGATGGTGATTGCAGTGCCGGTGAGTTTCGGCATCGCCTTCTTCCTCACCGAAGTGGCGCCGCGCTGGTTGCGCGGCCCGGTCGGCACGGCAATCGAGTTGCTGGCCGGCATTCCTTCGATCATCTACGGCATGTGGGGCCTGTTCGTGCTGGTGCCGGTGATGACCGAGCACGTGACGCCATGGCTCAACGACAACCTGGGCACGCTGCCGCTGATCGGCAAGTTGTTTCAGGGCCCGCCGCTGGGCATCGGCCTGCTGACCGCCGGCTTTGTGCTGGCGATCATGGTGATCCCGTTTATTTCCTCGGTGATGCGCGAAGTGTTCCTGACAGTGCCGACGCGCCTTAAGGAATCGGCGTACGCATTGGGATCGACCAAGTGGGAAGTCAGCTGGGACATCGTGCTGCCCTACACGCGGTCTGCAGTGATTGGCGGCGTATTCCTGGGCTTGGGCCGCGCACTGGGTGAAACCATGGCGGTGGCCTTCGTGGTCGGCAACACGGTGCGGCTGTCGCCGTCGCTGCTGGAACCAGGCACCACCATTGCGGCATTGATCGCCAACGATTTCGGTGAGGCAACCGAAACCTATCGCTCCGCGCTGCTGTTGCTGGGCTTCGTGTTGTTCATCGTGACCTTCATCGTGCTGGCCATTGCGCGCTTCATGCTGATGCAGCTGTCGCGTCGGGAGGGCAACTGA
- a CDS encoding OprO/OprP family phosphate-selective porin, which translates to MKLSPTLLGSALLVALAAPAAHAEIAIDVIGGSEMSLEGLVQADGNWFHNDVQDLNGPIGANGDNSEFSIRRAELVLKGKGPGNFEWVAGYDPSVLKEVTVRGTTIRSTGRFLDNNIKYKFGGNANNYLQFGQFKQPNSLEELSSTKNNDFVSKAAVTNTYGISRRLGVAYGMGDNNWSLTASAFGRELTRNQAHGSGYGARGTWAPINETGNVLHFGLSYLAYDTDDDTLRLRARPDADLTTVRLIDSGAITNVDNVGVAGAEAMWITGPFKLQSEYFQENANRIGANANDYKSDGWYVSGVWNITGETWGYKAGVPTTPLPNEPASGMWQLAVRYDTLDLNDGHLVANGNTPFVDGVLGGKMDVWTIGANWYWRSNFKFALDYAKVESTRYNSATRGLVDDNPSIIEARAQFYW; encoded by the coding sequence ATGAAACTTTCTCCTACCCTGCTTGGCTCCGCATTGCTGGTGGCGCTCGCCGCGCCGGCAGCCCACGCCGAAATCGCCATCGATGTGATCGGCGGCTCGGAAATGTCGCTGGAAGGCCTGGTCCAGGCCGATGGCAACTGGTTCCACAACGACGTGCAGGATCTCAACGGACCGATCGGCGCCAACGGCGACAATTCCGAATTCAGCATTCGCCGCGCCGAGTTGGTACTCAAGGGCAAGGGGCCGGGCAACTTTGAATGGGTCGCCGGCTACGACCCCAGCGTGCTGAAGGAAGTCACTGTGCGAGGCACCACCATCCGCAGCACCGGACGCTTCCTGGACAACAACATCAAGTACAAGTTCGGCGGCAACGCCAACAACTACCTGCAGTTTGGCCAGTTCAAGCAGCCCAACAGCCTGGAAGAGCTGTCCAGCACCAAGAACAATGACTTCGTGTCCAAGGCCGCGGTCACCAATACCTACGGCATCTCGCGCCGGCTCGGTGTGGCGTACGGCATGGGCGACAACAACTGGAGCCTGACCGCCAGCGCGTTCGGCCGCGAACTGACCCGCAACCAGGCCCACGGCAGCGGCTACGGCGCACGCGGCACCTGGGCGCCGATCAATGAGACCGGCAATGTGCTGCACTTCGGCCTCAGCTATCTGGCCTACGACACCGACGACGACACCCTGCGCCTGCGCGCGCGCCCCGACGCCGACCTCACCACCGTGCGCCTGATCGACAGCGGTGCCATCACCAATGTCGACAACGTGGGCGTGGCCGGCGCTGAAGCGATGTGGATCACCGGGCCGTTCAAGCTGCAGAGCGAGTACTTCCAGGAAAACGCCAACCGCATCGGTGCCAACGCAAACGACTATAAGAGTGACGGCTGGTACGTCAGCGGGGTCTGGAACATCACCGGCGAGACCTGGGGCTACAAGGCCGGCGTGCCGACCACCCCGCTGCCCAACGAACCGGCATCGGGCATGTGGCAGCTGGCAGTGCGCTACGACACCCTGGACCTCAACGACGGCCATCTGGTCGCCAACGGCAACACGCCGTTCGTCGATGGCGTGCTGGGCGGCAAGATGGATGTGTGGACCATCGGCGCCAACTGGTACTGGCGCTCCAACTTCAAGTTCGCACTCGACTACGCCAAGGTCGAAAGCACCCGCTACAACAGCGCCACCCGCGGGCTGGTCGACGACAACCCGTCGATCATCGAGGCACGCGCGCAGTTCTACTGGTAA
- the phoU gene encoding phosphate signaling complex protein PhoU, whose amino-acid sequence MNQHLNDHIVKSYDEEQHRLVAEIVRMGDTAVAQLEAALDVVERRDDNAAHRIVVNDEAIDALEHAISHDVMRLALRGPMARDLREILAGLRIPADIERIGDYAANVAKRSIALNSAPPLPQTVGLRALGQMAADAVREAVQAYRNKDAEAAIRVRDEDARLDAQYTALFRELLTYMMEDPRNITPCTHLLFMAKNLERIGDHATNIAENVWFLVHGEQPLPPRLKRDETSTTGVI is encoded by the coding sequence ATGAACCAGCACCTCAACGACCACATCGTCAAAAGCTACGACGAGGAGCAGCACCGTCTTGTCGCCGAAATCGTGCGCATGGGTGATACCGCAGTGGCGCAGCTGGAAGCGGCGCTGGATGTGGTGGAACGCCGTGATGACAATGCCGCGCACCGTATCGTGGTCAACGACGAAGCCATCGACGCGCTGGAACATGCGATCAGCCACGACGTGATGCGGCTGGCATTGCGCGGGCCGATGGCGCGCGACCTGCGCGAGATCCTGGCCGGCCTGCGGATTCCTGCAGATATCGAGCGCATCGGCGATTACGCCGCCAACGTGGCCAAGCGCTCGATCGCACTCAATTCCGCGCCGCCGCTGCCGCAGACGGTGGGCTTGCGTGCACTCGGCCAGATGGCGGCCGATGCGGTACGCGAAGCCGTACAGGCCTACCGCAACAAGGACGCCGAGGCGGCCATCCGTGTGCGCGACGAAGATGCACGCCTGGACGCGCAGTACACCGCGTTGTTCCGCGAGTTGCTCACCTACATGATGGAAGACCCGCGCAATATCACCCCGTGCACGCATCTGCTGTTCATGGCCAAGAACCTGGAACGGATCGGCGACCACGCCACCAACATCGCCGAGAACGTCTGGTTCCTGGTGCATGGCGAGCAGCCGCTGCCGCCGCGACTGAAGCGCGACGAGACCAGCACTACCGGCGTCATCTGA
- a CDS encoding carbonic anhydrase — protein MESLLEGFRHFRKEVYPRQSARFHELAAGQKPHTLFITCADSRVMPELIFSAQPGELFVYRNIGNVVPPYSQHVSGVVAAIEYAIAVLGVRHIVVCGHTDCGAMKAVLKPESLEDVPSVAAWLKHTDAARHVTAHHGHDPASQEALSCMTEENVVSQLDHLRTQPVVAARLAAGTLRIHGWIYDIAHGEIRAFDAEKGGFRPLLGETTPEATPRPRLQQAVRAELV, from the coding sequence ATGGAAAGTTTGCTTGAAGGGTTTCGTCATTTCCGTAAGGAAGTGTATCCGCGCCAGAGTGCGCGCTTTCATGAACTCGCTGCCGGCCAAAAGCCGCACACGCTGTTCATCACCTGCGCCGACTCGCGCGTCATGCCGGAGCTGATCTTCTCCGCGCAGCCCGGCGAATTGTTCGTCTACCGCAACATCGGCAATGTAGTGCCGCCTTACTCGCAGCACGTCAGTGGCGTGGTTGCGGCGATCGAATACGCCATCGCCGTGTTGGGTGTGCGCCACATCGTGGTCTGCGGCCATACCGACTGCGGCGCCATGAAGGCCGTGCTCAAGCCCGAGTCGCTGGAAGATGTGCCGTCCGTAGCTGCCTGGTTGAAGCACACCGACGCAGCGCGTCACGTCACCGCCCACCATGGCCATGATCCGGCCAGCCAGGAGGCGCTGAGCTGCATGACCGAAGAGAACGTGGTCTCGCAGCTGGACCATCTGCGGACGCAACCGGTCGTGGCAGCACGCCTGGCGGCAGGCACGTTGCGGATCCATGGCTGGATCTACGATATCGCCCACGGAGAGATCCGCGCCTTCGATGCCGAAAAGGGGGGCTTCCGCCCGCTCCTGGGCGAGACGACTCCCGAAGCCACTCCTCGCCCGCGCTTGCAGCAAGCGGTGCGGGCTGAACTCGTCTGA
- a CDS encoding RcnB family protein, producing MKRIIGSFMALSLLASGGALAAPQQHDNRGHDDNRNRSAQRHDDRGPDRHDDRHDDHRDDHRNARANDHRNNRHGPPYRRGERLAPDHRGNRVAGYRKHHLNTPPRGHEWRRVDNTYVLIAVATGLIASVVAGR from the coding sequence ATGAAACGCATCATTGGTTCCTTCATGGCCCTGTCGCTGCTGGCGTCTGGCGGCGCGCTTGCCGCACCTCAGCAGCACGACAACCGCGGCCACGACGACAATCGCAACCGGTCTGCACAACGCCATGACGACCGTGGCCCTGACCGTCACGACGACCGCCACGATGATCACCGCGACGACCACCGCAATGCGCGCGCCAACGACCACCGCAATAATCGCCACGGCCCGCCCTACCGCCGCGGCGAACGGCTGGCACCGGACCATCGCGGCAACCGCGTGGCCGGCTACCGCAAGCATCATCTGAACACGCCGCCGCGTGGCCACGAGTGGCGCCGTGTGGACAACACCTACGTGTTGATCGCGGTTGCGACCGGCCTGATTGCCAGCGTGGTCGCCGGCCGCTGA